In a single window of the Callithrix jacchus isolate 240 chromosome 1, calJac240_pri, whole genome shotgun sequence genome:
- the BAG1 gene encoding BAG family molecular chaperone regulator 1, whose amino-acid sequence MKRRLATTAGLSTSVGLAARGGARRTRGDRERLGSRLRAPRPGRESRQSESLAQHGPPPSQCPSVRGAAGGHDRPTRGAAAGARRPRMKKKTRRRSARSEELTLSEEATGSEANQSEEATLSEEMSRSQEVTRDEEATRSKKVTRAEMATAGLTVTVTHSNEKHDLRVTPKQGSSEPLVQDLAQVVEEATGVPLSFQKLIFKGKSLKEMETPLSALGIQDGCRVMLIGKKNSPEEEAELKKLKHWEKSVEKIADQLEELSKELTGIQQGFLPKDLQAEALCKLDRKVKATIEQFMKILEEIDTLILPENFKDSRLKRKGLVKKVQAFLAECDTVEQNICQETERLQSTNFALAE is encoded by the exons ATGAAGCGGCGCTTAGCTACCACCGCTGGGCTGTCAACAAGCGTGGGCCTGGCTGCGCGCGGCGGGGCGCGGAGAACGCGAGGCGACCGGGAGCGGCTGGGCTCCCGGCTGCGCGCCCCTCGGCCAGGCCGGGAGTCGCGCCAGTCGGAGTCTCTGGCCCAGCACGGCCCACCTCCCTCTCAGTGTCCATCAGTCCGGGGTGCAGCCGGCGGGCATGACCGACCCACCAGGGGCGCCGCCGCCGGCGCTCGCAGGCCGCGGATGAAGAAGAAAACCCGGCGCCGCTCGGCCCGGAGCGAGGAGCTGACCCTCAGTGAAGAGGCGACCGGTAGTGAGGCGAACCAGAGTGAGGAGGCGACCCTGAGCGAAGAGATGAGTCGGAGCCAGGAGGTCACCAGGGACGAGGAGGCGACCCGGAGCAAGAAGGTGACCAGGGCGGAAATGGCGACAGCTGGGCTCACCGTGACTGTCACCCACA GTAATGAGAAGCACGACCTTCGTGTTACCCCGAAGCAGGGCAGCAGTGAACCACTTGTCCAAGACCTGGCCCAGGTTGTTGAAGAGGCCACAGGGGTTCCACTGTCTTTTCAGAAACTCATATTTAAGG gaaaatctCTGAAGGAAATGGAGACACCACTGTCAGCACTTGGAATACAAGACGGTTGCCGGGTCATGTTAATTGGGAAAAAG AACAGTCCAGAGGAAGAAGCTGAACTAAAGAAGTTGAAACATTGGGAGAAGTCTGTGGAGAAGATAGCTGACCAGCTGGAAGAGTTGAGTAAAGAGCTTACTGGAATCCAGCAG GGTTTTCTGCCCAAGGATTTGCAAGCTGAAGCTCTCTGCAAACTTGATAGGAAAGTAAAAGCCACAATAGAGCAATTTATGAAGATCTTGGAGGAGATTGACACACTG ATCCTGCCAGAAAATTTCAAAGACAGTAGATTGAAAAGGAAAGGCTTGGTAAAAAAGGTTCAG GCATTCCTAGCCGAGTGTGACACAGTGGAACAGAACATCTGCCAGGAGACCGAACGGCTACAGTCTACAAACTTTGCCCTGGCTGAGTGA